The DNA sequence CGGTCGCGTCCTCGGGGAGGTCGCGGACGGCGTCGAGGACCCGCTCCTTCGTCTTCGGCTGTGACATGACGTCGCCCTGAAAGGGGTGATCGTCGGACACACTGGTGGGCCGAGCCTAGCGCCAGCGAACTACTTTCTGAGTACCCTGGGAAAGCGCTTGGGGTCGTGCCACACCTTGCCATCTTTGGCCATGGTCCACGGTGAGCTCACATCCCGAAGCGTCGGAAGTACCTCCACCTCCGAGTCAACAGCCAGCGCTTGGCCAACCCGGCGCCGCAATCTCCGATTCGCCAAGCGCTTGTCGCTCTTCTCGCTGTCAGCAGTCGTGATCCCCGCGATCGGGTTCTTCCTCCGAGACCTACTCATCACAAGACATCCGCTCTTGTCACCATGTACCGATCGAGAGGCCTACGACACTCAACGTTTCGGGGCTTCCGAACCGGCCCGGCTGCTCCCGTCTTGGGTCACCCTACGACTGGGCCAGTCTAGCCGCCAGGGACGTCGGCCTGGTTGCAGGGCCCAGGTCCTCGGGGGTTAGGCCCGTCCGCCTTGCGATACGCGCCACATCCGTGGGCCGATCTCATCGGAGTCATGAAACGCAAAGACGAAGTCGGGCCAATGCTCTCGACTGAGCACCCGGTGCGAGCCGGTCTGCCGCTTCGTCTTCCCGCCGATCCGATCCAGCGCTGCCAACTCGCGCTTCGCGCGAGTGCTGGGCCAGGAGCTCACGCAGCGGAGAAGGAGATGGTCATTAGGTCCGGGTCGGCCTCATCGTGCTCCAGCCGGTCAGCCAAGACCCGCAGTGCAAGGGCCTGCGCCTTGGCGCGAGCCTCAGCCTCGGTGACTCCGTAGGCAAGGACTCCCGGCAGTGACGGCACCTCCGCGATCCAGCGGCCGTCCTCTTCCAACTCCACTTCGATAATCAGCGTCATTTCCGCGGTCCACTCAGGGGCACCTCAATCTATGCCCAGCTCGGTACCTCCTGATACCCTCTCGATGGGTTCCTGCGGTCCAAGTCCCAGATGGTACTGCACTTATGCCCACACACGCTCAGGAGTCTGCTCCAGGCTCTTTGGGACCTAGCCTCCTCCGGCCTTTCCGCCCCATCCCTTTCACGGTCGGTCTCGCCCTCTGAGAAAAGGCGTGTCTCTTAACGTCTCAGGGGTTGCCGAACCGGCCCGGCACCCACGTCCTGATGGCACGCTATGTCCAGATCGTCGTCTACCGCCAGGTCGAAACCCAAGACTTGAGGCCGGTTGGGACGGAGCGCCGTGCACAGCACGGCGCGGAGCCGGCAACCTGCTTGTTAACTGCCGTTCACCTTCCGGACAACGCGACATATTTCGCAGGGGAGAGCGTTCTCCCTTTCCACCAGCGCCCATTCAAACCACCGCATCTGCTCGAGAGACAGCTTGTCGTTTGGCGACTTGACCTCAGAGAACCGATACCCGTTCTGTCCCAGCACCAGCAGGTCGGGCCAGCCCGGCTGACGGTTCCAGAAGTCTCGAATCGCCCATCTTACCATGGTCAGGATCACGTCGGACGGGATCGATGACAGGGCCGCCCGTGCCAGCTGCCTGGCATCTTCTTCCGCTACCCAGAGGTAGTCGCGCAGAGTCTCGGCTCCCGCTAAGCAACTCTCGAAGATTGTCTCAAGGTCCTCGGCCGCCTCTAGTTCAGCCAACCAAGCCTCGAACTCGGCCTCTCGACGGTCGTAGTAGGCGGCGCTGGCGAAGTCCCGGGGGAGAGGGAACTGGATCAGTTGAGTCGAGACGTCGGGTCGCCAGCCGACGGTCGAGCCTCTCATCACCATCTGGACTTCGGGATCGTCGAGATCTTGTATCACCGGCCATAACAAGACGGCCACCAGCATTGAGATCAGCTTCCGCTCACAGCGATACACGTCAAACCCGAGCGAACGGTAGTGCATCGCTGCCACATCCTCTGCGCTGCCCGTATCCGTAGAGTTGAGCCTCCATTTTCCCACCACGGCTTCGGCTCGCTGCTCACTCACATACTCGGCCTCGACCTCGATCTCAGGAACCGGGACCTCCGCAAGGAACTGGGCTGGGGTCCGCTCCGACATGTCGTATTTTGGCTCCACTTTGTGGCGCTGCTGCCAGACTCTTCTTGCTGCCTTCTTAAGTTCCTGTGTTTCCGCAGGGTAGTCGGCCTCGACCTGCATGATGCTTGCGATGCTAATTCCGAGCGGTCGACTCCATGTAAGGAGACTCTCGTAGTATGTCTTCGTGATCTCGCGCCAATAGTACCGCTGCACCTTTCCCTTTTGGTTGTAGATCGCTGCCCGTGGGCTCAACGGCTCGGGCTCACCCCGACATGCGTAACAAATGGCCTTCGCAAAGCCGACCACCGGGTAGGGGCGACGTGTCCCAAACTCGCGTGCAGAACGGGTTTGATGGGGAAGGAAGGTAATGGCCAACTCCAATTCGCACTCACACATGACGACATCTCCGCAATCCTCACAGAGGTACTTGCGGAACGTATCGTACTCGTTCAGGCACCGTCGATTGGCGTGTCTACACTCCACTGTCCACCGTGGCCGGAGAATGGCAGTTAACTCGTTTTATCTGCTGTTGACCCTCGGACGGCTCACATCTCCCCTAGTTACTCGGCACCCTCCAGCACGTAGACTACGACGTACTCGACCCCTATCTCGTCGCGCTCAACTCCAACCACGTGGCGCGGCCCCACTTGCATGACTGCAAGGCCTGGGGGTGTCTCAACCCTGGCCAATACCCGACCACTCGCGTCGTGAATCGTCCACCGCTGTCGCCGACCAGCTTCCCACTCTTGGTGATAGTCACGAATCCAGATTCGCTGTGCGGTCACGTCCGTGAGCAGTCGGTCAAATGGAGAGGCGCCTCGCCCGTCTGGCACCACGCCGAGGAGACCCTCCGCGCCGGCCCGGGCCATTGCTTCCGGGACGCCCCGAGTCACCGCTAGCTGCGTCGCATTTGCTCCGTACTCTCGCCGGAGAGACGCCGACAAGGGCCGAGCCACGACATCCGTGCGACGGACTCGCCCGTGCAGGACTCCCCCCAGGTCACGCAATACCACCTCAAGGCCGCCGTCTTCGACCATGACGACGTCATCCCCTGCCGCTCCGACCAGGGTTGCGTTGCCAAACGGGAGCCCAAGCTGCCGAGTGGCGGTTGGCTTTCCGTCCACGTAGGAGACCCACGTAACGGCCTCCCGACCGGGTCCACGCAGCACAGTGTCCACCAGGGCATGGGCGGGGTCGGCCACCATGACAGTGATCGAGTCGCGGGTCAGGTTGTACTCAAGCCCGCCGAAGTTGACTGCCGGCCTCTCTTCAGCGACGAGAAGGCGGGTGCCACCCATCGGAGCCAGTGTCACCGCTCCGACCAGCTCCATATGCCGCGTTTGCTGCACCGAGCCATCCGGCCCAAACCAAGTCAGTCGTTGGTTTCTGGCGTCGTACAAGACGACGGCGTCTTGAGCGGTCACGGCTCCACTGGTAACCCACAGGAGCTCACCCGGCCCCTCGCCAGCGCCTCCCGTCCGCAACGCGAAACTCCCATCCCCGTTGAACCACCGCACTTCGGACGATCCACCATCGACGGCCAGGACTCTACCGTCAGAGAGCCGGGCAGCGTAGGCGACGCGAGACAACTCGTACTCCGGAGGACCGTCCACAGTCCCAATACGTACGACCGGCGCAACGGACAACGACCATTCAGGGTAAGGCGGAGTTGTCTCCGCTACTTGGATCCCGTGCTGACCTGTGTCCCCGCCGCCACCCTTACAGGCGCAAGCGATCAGAAGGGCAACGACTGCGGTCCGCTGCATGGTTGGGCTATGATCCGTCAATTGCAGATAACGTTTCGGGGTTTCCGAACCGGCCCCGGCTG is a window from the Gemmatimonadota bacterium genome containing:
- a CDS encoding type II toxin-antitoxin system HicB family antitoxin, with product MTLIIEVELEEDGRWIAEVPSLPGVLAYGVTEAEARAKAQALALRVLADRLEHDEADPDLMTISFSAA
- a CDS encoding VRR-NUC domain-containing protein, with amino-acid sequence MSPRAAIYNQKGKVQRYYWREITKTYYESLLTWSRPLGISIASIMQVEADYPAETQELKKAARRVWQQRHKVEPKYDMSERTPAQFLAEVPVPEIEVEAEYVSEQRAEAVVGKWRLNSTDTGSAEDVAAMHYRSLGFDVYRCERKLISMLVAVLLWPVIQDLDDPEVQMVMRGSTVGWRPDVSTQLIQFPLPRDFASAAYYDRREAEFEAWLAELEAAEDLETIFESCLAGAETLRDYLWVAEEDARQLARAALSSIPSDVILTMVRWAIRDFWNRQPGWPDLLVLGQNGYRFSEVKSPNDKLSLEQMRWFEWALVERENALPCEICRVVRKVNGS